A genomic region of Leptolyngbya sp. NIES-2104 contains the following coding sequences:
- a CDS encoding ParA family protein, translating into MTYTIAMTNMKGGVGKTTLSVNLATCLAKFHQKRVLLVDLDTQISATLSLMPPADFAKLRNDKRTLRNLINRAIASDPKLPQIVPDAIHKYVCQLKGFDLLPGDIDLYDEFLVSQLLHKTALQKGETDFEQVWNIFEKQLIRKVLEPIEKDYDFIILDCAPGYNLITRSALLASNFYLIPAKPEPLSLIGIQLLERRINKLKETHKTDTTEVELEMLGIVFSLSGNNILTGRYYGQVMKRLNEDFSEAKLFKTRIPSDVNVSKAIDSFSPVVLANPGTAGSRSFAMLAQETLQKLSILTKTNQTLQKKMSLAALD; encoded by the coding sequence ATGACGTATACGATCGCAATGACGAACATGAAAGGCGGAGTTGGTAAAACAACGCTGTCCGTCAATTTGGCGACTTGTCTAGCAAAATTCCACCAAAAGCGTGTTCTCTTGGTTGATCTCGATACGCAGATCAGCGCGACGTTGAGCTTGATGCCGCCTGCGGATTTCGCCAAACTGCGGAATGATAAGCGGACGTTGAGGAATTTGATTAATCGTGCGATCGCGTCTGACCCAAAATTGCCGCAAATCGTCCCAGATGCGATTCATAAATATGTTTGTCAGTTGAAAGGCTTCGATCTGTTGCCCGGTGATATTGATTTGTATGACGAATTTTTGGTGTCTCAACTGTTGCACAAAACGGCACTACAGAAAGGTGAAACCGATTTTGAGCAGGTTTGGAATATCTTCGAGAAGCAATTGATTCGGAAAGTGTTAGAACCGATCGAGAAAGATTACGATTTCATTATTCTCGATTGTGCTCCGGGCTATAACTTGATTACTCGAAGTGCATTGTTAGCGAGTAATTTCTATCTGATTCCCGCGAAACCTGAGCCACTTTCGTTAATTGGAATTCAGCTTTTAGAGCGTCGAATTAATAAGTTGAAAGAGACGCATAAAACAGATACGACTGAAGTTGAATTAGAAATGTTGGGCATTGTGTTTTCACTGTCCGGTAATAACATTTTGACGGGTCGTTATTACGGGCAAGTGATGAAGCGATTGAATGAGGATTTCAGTGAAGCGAAATTATTTAAGACGCGGATTCCGTCAGATGTGAATGTGTCGAAAGCGATCGATAGTTTCAGTCCGGTTGTATTAGCAAATCCGGGAACTGCGGGATCGCGATCGTTCGCGATGCTGGCTCAAGAAACACTCCAGAAACTCTCAATTTTAACGAAGACAAATCAAACCTTACAGAAGAAGATGTCGCTGGCAGCTTTGGATTGA
- a CDS encoding AAA family ATPase encodes MQLFPTEPSSKVHLILLIGLPGSGKSTFARSLHSHIISTDAIRAQLFGEEAIQGSWLKIWLEVRSQFDQAVHSIQQGEIEFAIYDATNAVRKQRRAAIALARKCGFTKITGVWINPSIEVCLERNKARSRVVPEAVIHRMARRLYGAPPALDEGLDECIWCDSIQSCQRHLLL; translated from the coding sequence GTGCAATTATTCCCGACGGAACCATCATCTAAGGTTCATCTCATTCTGTTAATCGGCTTACCAGGGAGCGGGAAATCGACTTTTGCCCGCTCTCTTCATTCGCACATTATTTCAACCGATGCCATTCGCGCTCAATTGTTCGGTGAAGAAGCGATTCAAGGCAGTTGGTTAAAAATTTGGCTAGAAGTTCGATCGCAGTTTGATCAAGCCGTTCATTCGATTCAACAAGGCGAAATCGAATTCGCGATTTACGATGCGACCAATGCGGTGAGAAAACAGCGAAGAGCCGCGATCGCATTAGCGAGAAAATGCGGATTTACGAAGATTACCGGAGTTTGGATCAATCCCTCGATCGAGGTTTGTTTGGAGAGAAATAAAGCGCGATCGCGAGTCGTTCCAGAAGCAGTCATTCATCGGATGGCACGTCGATTATATGGCGCACCACCCGCATTAGATGAGGGATTAGATGAATGTATTTGGTGTGACTCAATCCAAAGCTGCCAGCGACATCTTCTTCTGTAA
- a CDS encoding glucose-1-phosphate adenylyltransferase, giving the protein MKKVLAIILGGGAGTRLYPLTKQRAKPAVPLAGKYRLIDIPVSNCINSEIFKIYVLTQFNSASLNRHLSRAYNFSGFNEGFVEVLAAQQTAENPNWFQGTADAVRQYVWLFQEWDIDEYLILSGDHLYRMDYREFVQRHRDTGADITLSVVPMDDERASDFGLMKIDQEGRVIDFSEKPKGDALKAMQVDTTVLGLTAEEALQNPYIASMGIYVFKKEVLERLLKEAPNQTDFGKEIIPSSSDRYNVQAYLFNDYWEDIGTIAAFYDSNLALTQQPYPPFSFYDEQSPIYTRQRFLPPSKFLDSHVTESIIGEGCILKNCRIHHSVLGVRSRIEANSVIEDALIMGADFYEGHAERKSGIDCGTPKVPLGIGSDTIIRRAIIDKNAHIGCNVQIVNKDRVEEADRENMGFYIRSGIVVTLKGAIIPDGTII; this is encoded by the coding sequence GTGAAAAAGGTATTAGCAATCATCTTGGGAGGGGGCGCTGGAACCCGTTTGTATCCGTTGACCAAGCAACGAGCCAAACCCGCCGTTCCCCTTGCTGGAAAGTATCGACTGATTGATATTCCAGTGAGTAACTGCATCAACTCAGAAATTTTTAAGATCTACGTTCTAACGCAATTTAATTCTGCCTCGCTTAATCGCCATTTGAGCCGCGCTTACAATTTCTCTGGCTTTAATGAAGGCTTTGTCGAAGTTTTAGCGGCTCAACAAACCGCTGAAAATCCCAATTGGTTTCAAGGTACTGCTGACGCAGTTCGTCAGTATGTTTGGCTGTTTCAAGAGTGGGATATTGACGAATATCTGATTCTTTCGGGTGATCATTTGTACCGGATGGATTATCGCGAATTTGTGCAGCGGCATCGCGATACAGGTGCAGATATTACGCTTTCTGTGGTGCCGATGGATGATGAGCGTGCCTCAGATTTCGGATTGATGAAGATCGACCAGGAAGGACGAGTGATCGATTTTAGTGAAAAGCCGAAAGGCGATGCGCTAAAAGCAATGCAGGTCGATACAACGGTGCTCGGTTTAACCGCAGAAGAAGCACTTCAGAATCCCTATATTGCTTCGATGGGGATCTATGTTTTCAAGAAAGAAGTGTTAGAAAGGCTGTTAAAAGAAGCACCCAATCAAACCGATTTCGGCAAAGAAATCATTCCCAGTTCATCCGATCGCTATAACGTTCAAGCGTATTTGTTTAACGATTATTGGGAAGATATTGGAACGATCGCGGCTTTTTACGATTCCAATCTTGCTCTGACTCAGCAACCTTATCCGCCGTTTAGTTTCTACGACGAGCAATCTCCGATTTACACTCGCCAGCGTTTCCTGCCTCCGAGCAAGTTCCTCGATTCTCATGTGACCGAATCGATCATCGGTGAAGGCTGCATTCTGAAGAATTGCCGGATACATCATTCGGTGTTGGGAGTTCGATCGAGAATCGAAGCGAATTCAGTGATCGAGGACGCGCTGATTATGGGTGCTGACTTCTACGAAGGTCACGCCGAACGGAAATCAGGAATTGATTGCGGTACTCCAAAAGTTCCTTTAGGCATCGGGTCTGACACGATCATTCGTCGGGCAATTATTGATAAAAATGCTCACATTGGCTGCAATGTTCAAATCGTGAACAAAGATCGAGTTGAGGAAGCCGATCGAGAAAATATGGGTTTCTATATTCGCAGTGGAATTGTCGTCACGTTGAAAGGTGCAATTATTCCCGACGGAACCATCATCTAA
- the gcvT gene encoding glycine cleavage system aminomethyltransferase GcvT, protein MNSLRRTPLYDLAVSLNARMVGFSGWEMPVQFGGITQEHHAVRSDAGMFDISHMGKFTLSGKNVLTQIQRLVPSDLSRLQPGQAQYTVLLNEQGGIIDDLIFYYQGDDHWTVIVNAATTQKDRDWMLANLNGVDFRDLSDSKALIAVQGKKAVEHLNAIVDQDLSHIKPFGHLETKILGHPAFIARTGYTGEDGFEVMIDAECAIGLWRSLLDTGIVPCGLGARDTLRLEAAMALYGQDINDSTTPLEAGLGWLVHLDTKGHFIGRSILEDQKQNGVKKRLVGLQMQGRNIARHDYPIFVDGEEVGIVTSGTLSPTVGQAIALGYVPTELSKPGQLVEIGIRGKNYGAIVVKRPFYRATK, encoded by the coding sequence TTGAATTCTTTGCGCCGTACCCCGTTGTATGATTTAGCCGTTTCGCTCAATGCCCGAATGGTTGGGTTTTCTGGCTGGGAAATGCCTGTTCAATTTGGTGGCATTACTCAAGAACATCACGCTGTTCGATCGGATGCTGGAATGTTCGATATTTCCCACATGGGCAAATTCACGCTCAGTGGCAAAAACGTGCTGACTCAAATTCAGCGGCTGGTTCCGTCCGATCTGAGCCGTTTACAGCCCGGACAAGCTCAATACACGGTGCTGCTGAATGAACAAGGCGGCATTATCGATGATTTGATTTTTTACTATCAAGGAGACGATCACTGGACGGTGATCGTGAACGCGGCAACGACTCAGAAAGACCGCGATTGGATGTTAGCGAATTTAAACGGTGTTGACTTTCGAGATCTGTCTGATTCCAAAGCTTTGATTGCTGTGCAAGGTAAAAAAGCGGTTGAACATTTAAATGCGATCGTTGATCAAGATCTCTCTCATATCAAACCTTTTGGACATTTAGAAACCAAGATTCTCGGTCATCCTGCCTTCATCGCCAGAACGGGCTACACCGGAGAAGACGGATTTGAAGTCATGATTGATGCAGAGTGCGCGATCGGACTTTGGCGATCGCTACTCGATACGGGAATTGTTCCTTGTGGGTTAGGAGCGCGGGACACGCTGCGATTAGAAGCAGCAATGGCACTTTACGGACAAGATATCAACGATTCGACGACACCGCTCGAAGCGGGATTAGGCTGGCTCGTGCATCTGGATACGAAAGGGCATTTTATTGGTCGATCAATTCTCGAAGATCAAAAACAAAATGGAGTCAAAAAACGGCTCGTAGGTTTACAAATGCAGGGGCGGAATATTGCGCGGCACGATTACCCGATTTTTGTTGACGGTGAAGAAGTCGGAATCGTTACGAGCGGCACTCTGTCACCAACAGTTGGACAAGCGATCGCACTCGGATACGTGCCAACTGAATTATCAAAGCCTGGTCAACTTGTAGAAATCGGCATTCGGGGGAAAAATTATGGCGCGATCGTGGTTAAGCGTCCGTTCTATCGCGCAACCAAATAG
- the gcvH gene encoding glycine cleavage system protein GcvH produces the protein MAFDYPDTLKYTDSHEYAKLDGDTATIGITAFAIDQLGDIVFLELPEPGTEVQKGENFGTVESVKAVEDLKSPVTGTVLEANTEMVDTPEKLVDDPYTSGWLIKVQVSDPSELESALSADAYRGMVEG, from the coding sequence ATGGCATTCGATTATCCTGACACGCTGAAATACACCGACTCTCACGAATACGCCAAACTCGATGGTGATACTGCCACAATCGGCATTACTGCATTCGCGATCGACCAACTAGGCGATATTGTGTTTCTGGAACTCCCGGAGCCAGGAACTGAGGTGCAAAAAGGCGAGAATTTCGGCACGGTGGAGTCGGTGAAAGCCGTGGAAGATCTGAAATCTCCTGTCACTGGAACGGTTTTAGAAGCGAATACGGAAATGGTCGATACCCCAGAAAAATTAGTCGATGATCCTTACACTTCTGGCTGGCTGATCAAAGTTCAGGTGAGTGATCCGTCTGAGCTTGAAAGTGCCTTGTCTGCTGATGCTTATCGCGGTATGGTCGAAGGCTGA
- a CDS encoding carbohydrate ABC transporter permease gives MYKAILKSWYPMQRRSTPYLFLLPALIVLGFTVFYPALQAFYLSFTSYDLIGEPQWIGWKNFQRLSRDPVFWQTLRNTLLYLVCVVPVLAIAPLALAILVNQKIRGIRWFRVAYYTPVIISMVVAGIAWKWLYSDNGLLNQFLRAIGFEGVPWLTDPNLALFSVMVVTIWKGLGYYMVIYLAGLQSIPVELYEAAAIDGSDGFRKHWDITIPLMQPYLFLVAVISAISATKVFEEIFIMTQGGPLNSSKTIVFYVYEQYTKLEISYACTIGLVMFLIILMLSIVRLAVQRSTDSLGDTELDQPSTIPR, from the coding sequence ATGTATAAAGCAATTCTCAAAAGCTGGTATCCGATGCAGCGGCGATCTACGCCTTATCTGTTTCTGTTGCCAGCTTTGATCGTGTTGGGGTTCACGGTTTTTTATCCGGCACTGCAAGCGTTTTATCTGAGTTTTACAAGCTATGACTTGATCGGAGAGCCTCAGTGGATCGGATGGAAAAATTTTCAGCGATTGAGCCGCGATCCGGTATTTTGGCAAACGTTACGAAATACGTTGCTGTATTTGGTGTGTGTCGTTCCAGTTTTAGCGATCGCGCCTCTCGCTCTCGCCATTCTCGTCAATCAGAAAATCCGGGGGATTCGCTGGTTTCGAGTCGCATACTACACACCTGTAATTATCTCGATGGTGGTGGCGGGAATTGCTTGGAAGTGGCTTTACTCAGATAACGGTTTGCTAAATCAGTTTCTCAGAGCGATCGGCTTTGAGGGTGTGCCGTGGCTGACTGATCCGAATCTTGCCCTATTCAGCGTGATGGTTGTGACCATTTGGAAAGGGTTGGGCTACTACATGGTGATTTATCTTGCGGGATTGCAATCGATTCCGGTGGAACTTTATGAAGCGGCTGCGATCGATGGTTCTGATGGATTTCGCAAGCACTGGGATATTACGATTCCGCTAATGCAGCCTTATTTGTTTCTCGTAGCGGTGATTTCAGCGATTTCTGCAACGAAGGTGTTTGAAGAGATTTTCATCATGACGCAGGGCGGTCCGTTGAATAGCTCGAAAACGATCGTGTTTTACGTGTATGAGCAGTACACGAAATTGGAGATTAGCTATGCCTGTACGATCGGGCTTGTGATGTTTTTGATTATCTTGATGTTGTCGATCGTGCGGTTGGCGGTGCAGCGATCGACAGACAGTTTAGGAGACACTGAACTCGATCAGCCTTCGACCATACCGCGATAA